Genomic DNA from Mesorhizobium sp. 131-2-1:
GAAGAAGGCGCCGTTCGAGCAGCCGATCCGATAGTGCAACGCGCCGGGAGCATCGCGGCTCGCTTCGAACGCGACCCGGCCTTTGCGCGGGCAAAGTTTCCTTGATCCGGCGCTGTCGGAAACGGTCACTTCGCCTTGCCAATCGGCCTTGGCCGGCGGGTTGTCGGGATCGGCCTGCGGTCCGTCGGTGAAGCCTCCGCCGCCCGCGCCAGTGCAATGGACGGTGATGTCCTTCCAGCCATCGAAGGGCTCGAACGGATCGTTGCCGACGATCTCGGTCTTGTACTGGAAATAGGCGGTCGCCCCGACATTCTCCCATTTCTCGTAAGTGGCGAAATAGCCGTTCTTGCCCGCGTCAAAGGACGCCCAGGCCTGCTTGAACTCCGACGTGATCGGCCCATTGTCCTTCTGCCGCCAGATGCGCATCGATACCGGCCCGGCCTTGTTCGTCTGCGCGCGGCTGGTCACCTTGAGCGCCGGGCAGACTGTTCCCGGTGTCGAGCCGGGCAGGTTCGAGCGGTAGGTGGTCAGGAACAGCTTGACGTTCTTTGTCTCGAACTCGCCGAAGTCGACGGCAATGTCTTGACCCTTCGGTTTGACAACGGGGTCGCATACCACCTGAACGTCGAACGAACCGTGTTCGGCATAGTGCGATTCGTGGAGCGGATAGGGCCAGCTGCCGCCGGTCACCTCGCTGGCAGCATTGTGCATGTCGAGCGCCTTGTCGGTCAGCGCCGAAAAGCTGGCGTGGAACGTGTGTGTGAACGAATAGGACTTCGTCGGTCCATCGGGCTGGAGGTGCTGGTTGCACCGGGCGATAATCTGATCCCCATACGGCACCACGGCGATGCCCGTGTTCGAAGACAGCGCTATGATCGATGGATCGAAGGAGAAGTTCTCCTGGTGATCATAGTCGCGGCTGACCGGCGATGCGCTCCAGATCGGCGGAAACGCCCCGCACTGGCCGGGCCTGCAAACGCCGAGGGATACGCCGACCTCCTGCACGTAACCTGGCCAGCGTGTGTCGATCTTCATATGGCCCCAGAACTGGACGGTGCCGCTTTTCAGCCCGTCCCATTTCTGTTTGTCGCTCGAGACGACGTGCAGTGTGGTGTTGACGCTCTGCGTGTCGAACGACATCGACTTGATGTTGGCCTGTTCGGCGAAAGCGGAGGTGCTGGTTAGTCCGGCTGCGAACAGGGCAACAGTCGCAACCGTATTGCGAAAGGCATAGCTGACTGAAGACATCTCTCTCTCCTGACGTGTTCCTTCAGCGATTGGTCGCCGCTCGCGGCATCAAGGTTCATGCGGCGATCCCAGCAACGAAAAACCCCGCCGGATCGCTCCGGCGGGGTTCTGGTCTTCCTATCGCTAAATCACGGCTTGGAGTTCTGGATGTTCGCACCCGCCGGATCCTGCTGCACCTGCGGCGTGCGCCTCGGCACCAGCTGCTGCAGGATGTTCGGATTGAGCAGCAGGTTCGGGTTGACCTCCACACCCGGTTTGCGGTTCGGGACGCAGTTCGGATATCTTCCGGTCGTCCCGGTCGGGCAGCGCCGCAAAATGATGATCGGCTGGCACTGGCCGTTGATCAGCTGCGAACCTGGCGCGCATTCCTGCCTGACCCGGCGGCAGGCGCCGTCACGGACCTCGGTACCACGCGGGCAGACACACTCGCCTCGCTTGTTGTGGACCTGGCCGCGGATGGTGCACTGCTCCAGTTCAGGCTTCTTCTGCCGGCAGGCGCCGTCGCGGATCTCCGTGCCCTTCGGGCAGACACAGTTGCCGTTGGCGTCGTGGACCTGGCCGCGGATCGTGCACTGTTCCGGTTCCGGCCGGATCGGCCGGCAGGCGCCGTTGCGCACCTCGGTCCCCTTCGGGCAGACGCAATCGCCATCGGCATTGCGGACCTGGCCGCGGATCGTGCACTGCTCCGGCTTCGGCCGGATCGGCCGGCAGGCGCCATTGCGCACCTCGGTCCCCTTCGGGCAGACGCAATCGCCGTCCGCATCATGGACCTGGCCGCGAATGGTGCACTGCTCGGGCTTCTGCTTGTCCCTCACGCAGGCATTCACGGTCCTGTCGAGATGCGTTCCCTTGGGGCAGTAGCAGCTGTCACCGTCCGCCGACGGCACCGAGCCGGGTATGGTGCACCCTTGCGTGATCTTCACGCAGGCGCCGTTCTCGAGCTCGGTCCCGCGCGGACAGACACAGCGCCCGTCCTCGGTGCGGATCTGGCCCTTGAGCAGGACGCAAGGCTTCGGCTTCGGCTTGGGCTCGATGATGACGCCGCCGCCCGTGCACTGGCCGTTGCGATAGGTCGTGCCTTCGGGGCAGACACACCGGCCGGCATCGTTCATGACGAAGCCTGCCGAGCACTGCTTCTTCACCTCATTGCGGATGGTGAAGGGATGGCACGCATAGGCCTTGCCGCGATCACCCTGGATGTTGGCCTGATCGCCGGAAAGCATGTCGCCGCCGCCCTGCACCCGCGTGTCGGGCGACAGGACGCCAACGCAGTTCCGGCCGTTGACCGTGCCCTGCAGATTGGCGAGGCGGCCGTCATCGGGGATGACCACGGTGACATTGTGCACGTGGCTTTCCCCGGCGCCGAGCGTCAGGTTGGCAATGCAGGACAGAGGCAGCGTCGCCGGTTCCGGCGAACAGCCGAAGGGCGGCTCGATCGACGTGATCTCGACGCCTTCCAGCCTGCCCAGCCCCTCCACGCCGATCGCATCGCCGATGCGGACCGGACCGGAGAAGGCGGTCGGCCCATCGTTCGTGATGGTGATCTCGAACGTGCAAGGCTGGCCGGGCTGGCATTCGCTGTCGCCTGTCTTCTCGACGCGGATCGCCGGGGCGCCGCCGCCCTTGGCGCAAGCCTGGCCGATCGGATAGACGATGTCGTCGCCCGGCGCCGGCCCGTAGGAGCCGCGCGCGCAGTTCTCGAACTCGCCATTGGCCGAAACCGTCACGTCGAAGTGCCGGCTCGTTCCGGGCGTCATCACGGCGCCGGGAATCTGGCAC
This window encodes:
- a CDS encoding EB domain-containing protein translates to MSSVSYAFRNTVATVALFAAGLTSTSAFAEQANIKSMSFDTQSVNTTLHVVSSDKQKWDGLKSGTVQFWGHMKIDTRWPGYVQEVGVSLGVCRPGQCGAFPPIWSASPVSRDYDHQENFSFDPSIIALSSNTGIAVVPYGDQIIARCNQHLQPDGPTKSYSFTHTFHASFSALTDKALDMHNAASEVTGGSWPYPLHESHYAEHGSFDVQVVCDPVVKPKGQDIAVDFGEFETKNVKLFLTTYRSNLPGSTPGTVCPALKVTSRAQTNKAGPVSMRIWRQKDNGPITSEFKQAWASFDAGKNGYFATYEKWENVGATAYFQYKTEIVGNDPFEPFDGWKDITVHCTGAGGGGFTDGPQADPDNPPAKADWQGEVTVSDSAGSRKLCPRKGRVAFEASRDAPGALHYRIGCSNGAFFTGTAVAFNEGGVFKASAAHDLNITRTRSIQCTLQEIKQNGSIATIDTDAEDFTCIKRTSEPKVDDLVSSTRRDFGKPRLPPVVVDPGRKCLPSQSLLRGRCVDRPLVAACKSTEKLVDGKCIGVSIHCLPGYHQLGLKCVRNAVIAGKCRRDEQRINGECVRKPSIIIDCKRGYHLVGKTCVKDAIITTGCRATEMTVRGHCVPRPVSKVLGLQKLKQGRGQPFLPGQARSRLQVN